A portion of the Glycine max cultivar Williams 82 chromosome 10, Glycine_max_v4.0, whole genome shotgun sequence genome contains these proteins:
- the LOC100788953 gene encoding thiamine thiazole synthase 2, chloroplastic, which produces MAAMATTTLSSNPKLSFFHGKPVTYSSRVAPTTKLFSSKQGTISMSLTQPPYDLQSFKFQPIKESIVSREMTRRYMTDMITYADTDVVIVGAGSAGLSCAYEISKNPAVSVAIIEQSVSPGGGAWLGGQLFSAMVVRKPAHLFLDELGVAYDEQEDYVVIKHAALFTSTIMSRLLARPNVKLFNAVAAEDLIVKEGRVAGVVTNWALVSMNHDTQSCMDPNVMEAKVVVSSCGHDGPFGATGVKRLKSIGMIDSVPGMKALDMNAAEDAIVRLTREIVPGMIVTGMEVAEIDGSPRMGPTFGAMMISGQKAAHLALKALGRNNAIDGTCGVGREEPQLIFASADTEEIVDA; this is translated from the exons ATGGCTGCCATGGCAACCACAACCCTCTCTTCAAACCCGAAACTCTCATTTTTCCACGGAAAGCCCGTTACATATTCTTCCCGCGTCGCACCCACCACCAAGTTATTCTCATCCAAACAAGGCACAATCTCCATGTCCCTAACCCAACCCCCATACGACCTCCAATCCTTCAAATTCCAACCCATCAAAGAATCCATCGTCTCACGCGAAATGACGCGCCGCTACATGACCGACATGATAACCTACGCCGACACCGACGTCGTAATCGTCGGAGCCGGCTCGGCGGGGCTCTCCTGTGCGTACGAGATCAGCAAGAACCCCGCCGTGAGCGTCGCCATAATCGAGCAGTCCGTGAGCCCCGGCGGCGGCGCGTGGCTCGGCGGACAACTCTTCTCCGCCATGGTGGTTCGCAAGCCGGCGCACCTCTTCCTGGACGAGCTCGGCGTGGCGTACGACGAGCAAGAGGACTACGTTGTGATAAAGCACGCGGCTTTGTTCACGTCCACCATCATGAGCAGGCTTCTAGCGAGGCCCAACGTGAAGCTCTTCAACGCGGTGGCGGCGGAGGACTTGATCGTGAAGGAAGGGAGGGTTGCAGGGGTTGTGACCAACTGGGCTCTGGTTTCGATGAACCATGACACGCAGTCTTGCATGGACCCCAACGTGATGGAGGCTAAGGTTGTTGTGAGCTCTTGTGGGCACGATGGACCTTTTGGCGCCACCGGGGTTAAGAGGTTGAAGAGTATTGGCATGATTGATAGCGTTCCTGGAATGAAGGCTTTGGATATGAATGCTGCAGAGGATGCTATTGTGAGGCTCACGAGGGAGATTGTGCCCGGCATGATTGTCACCGGCATGGAGGTGGCAGAAATTGATGGCTCCCCAAGGATG GGTCCGACGTTTGGGGCGATGATGATATCAGGGCAGAAGGCGGCTCATTTGGCGTTGAAGGCGTTGGGGAGGAACAATGCAATTGATGGAACGTGTGGAGTTGGAAGGGAAGAACCCCAGCTTATTTTCGCTTCTGCAGACACTGAGGAAATTGTTGATGCTTAA
- the LOC100789480 gene encoding probable dolichyl-diphosphooligosaccharide--protein glycosyltransferase subunit 3B: MSPLSKLSLLILMVFISSAMASSDERVSELLSLQSRSKSGVIRLNDQSLARFLTSVKTPRPYSILLFFDAAQLHDKPELRLTELRNEFSIVSSSFLANNPSNTKLFFCDIEFKESQLTFSQFGVNALPHIRLIGPTAGLKDSEPMDQGDFSRLADSMAEFVESKTKLSVGPIHRPPLFSRNQIILLTVFILIWIPFFLKKVIAGQTILHDPKVWLAGSVFVYFFSVSGAMHNIIRKMPMFLVDRNDPSKLVFFYQGSGMQLGAEGFAVGFLYTVVGLLLAFTTHGLVRVSNVSVQRVVMIFALLVSFLAVKQVVYLDNWKTGYGIHGFWPSSWN, from the coding sequence ATGTCTCCGTTATCGAAGCTCTCGTTGCTGATACTGATGGTGTTCATCTCCTCCGCGATGGCCTCCTCCGACGAGAGAGTGAGCGAATTGCTCTCCCTGCAATCCAGATCCAAATCGGGCGTAATCCGGCTGAACGACCAATCCCTCGCCCGCTTCCTCACCTCCGTGAAAACCCCTCGCCCTTACTCCATCCTCCTTTTCTTTGACGCCGCACAGCTCCACGACAAGCCGGAGCTCCGCCTCACCGAGCTCCGCAACGAATTCTCCATCGTCTCCTCCTCCTTCCTCGCCAACAACCCTTCCAACACCAAGCTCTTCTTCTGCGACATCGAGTTCAAGGAGTCCCAGCTCACCTTCTCCCAGTTCGGCGTCAACGCCCTCCCTCACATCCGTCTCATTGGGCCCACGGCGGGCCTCAAGGACTCCGAGCCCATGGACCAAGGCGACTTCTCCCGCCTCGCCGATTCCATGGCCGAGTTCGTTGAATCCAAGACCAAACTCTCCGTGGGCCCCATCCACCGCCCCCCTCTCTTCTCCCGCAACCAGATCATCCTCTTAACCGTCTTCATTCTCATCTGGATCccctttttcctaaaaaaagttATCGCGGGCCAGACCATACTCCACGACCCTAAAGTCTGGTTGGCCGGTTCAGTCTTCGTTTACTTCTTCAGCGTTTCTGGTGCAATGCATAACATAATCAGGAAGATGCCTATGTTTCTCGTCGACCGCAACGACCCTTCCAAGCTTGTGTTTTTCTACCAGGGCTCCGGGATGCAGCTTGGTGCAGAGGGCTTTGCTGTGGGCTTCTTGTACACCGTCGTGGGCCTGCTCTTGGCGTTTACGACCCACGGACTCGTTAGGGTTAGCAACGTCAGCGTGCAGAGGGTGGTCATGATCTTCGCACTCTTGGTTTCGTTTTTGGCTGTCAAGCAGGTTGTTTACTTGGATAATTGGAAGACTGGGTATGGGATTCACGGCTTTTGGCCCTCTAGCTGGAATTAA
- the LOC100790013 gene encoding LamG domain-containing protein precursor: protein MDARASSSSMSMILFITAIVAAAYFHSSEAAVSKGSFEDNFSIMWSEDHFTTSKDGQIWYLSLDKDTGCGFQTKQRYRFGWFSMKLKLVAGDSAGVVTAYYMCSENGAGPERDELDFEFLGNRTGEPYLIQTNVYKNGTGGREMRHMLWFDPTEDYHTYSILWNNHQIVFFVDRVPVRVFKNNGEPNNFFPNEKPMYLFSSIWNADEWATRGGLEKTNWKLAPFVSSYKDFSVDGCQWEDPYPACVSTTTKNWWDQYDAWHLSDDQKKDYAWVQRNLVIYDYCQDSARYPTTPEECSLSPWD from the exons ATGGATGCAAGggcatcatcttcttcaatgtCCATGATTCTTTTCATTACAGCTATTGTGGCTGCAGCTTATTTTCATTCATCAGAAGCAGCTGTGTCAAAAGGATCTTTTGAGGACAATTTCAGCATAATGTGGTCTGAGGACCATTTTACTACCTCTAAAGATGGACAGATCTGGTATCTCTCACTAGACAAAGACACAG GATGTGGGTTTCAAACAAAACAACGCTACAGATTCGGGTGGTTCAGTATGAAGCTGAAGTTGGTAGCAGGTGACTCTGCAGGTGTTGTGACAGCTTATTAT ATGTGCTCAGAAAATGGTGCAGGGCCGGAGAGGGATGAGCTTGATTTTGAGTTTTTGGGAAACAGAACTGGGGAGCCTTATTTGATTCAGACTAATGTGTACAAGAATGGGACTGGAGGGCGTGAGATGAGGCATATGCTATGGTTTGACCCCACAGAGGACTACCACACTTATTCCATTCTCTGGAACAACCACCAGATAGT GTTTTTTGTGGATAGAGTTCCAGTGAGGGTGTTCAAGAACAATGGGGAACCAAACAACTTCTTCCCGAATGAGAAGCCCATGTACTTGTTCTCCAGCATATGGAATGCAGATGAGTGGGCCACAAGAGGTGGGCTTGAGAAGACAAACTGGAAATTAGCCCCATTTGTGTCATCCTACAAGGACTTCAGTGTGGATGGTTGCCAGTGGGAAGACCCATACCCTGCCTGTGTCTCAACCACAACCAAAAATTGGTGGGATCAGTATGATGCTTGGCACCTTTCTGATGATCAGAAAAAGGATTATGCTTGGGTTCAGAGGAACCTTGTTATCTATGACTACTGCCAGGATTCTGCACGTTATCCAACTACCCCAGAGGAGTGTTCATTGAGTCCATGGGATTAA
- the LOC100792303 gene encoding cysteine-rich PDZ-binding protein isoform X2 translates to MVCEKCEKKLSKVIVPDKWKEGASNTTEGGGRKINENKLLSKKNRWTPYGNTKCTICKQQVHQNAKYCHTCAYSKGVCAMCGKQVLDTKFYKQSNV, encoded by the exons ATGGTCTGCGAGAAGT gtGAGAAGAAATTATCGAAGGTGATAGTACCAGACAAATGGAAAGAAGGGGCCAGCAATACTACCGAGGGTGGTGGCCGCAAGATCAACGAGAACAAGCTTCTCTCCAAGAAAAACAG ATGGACCCCTTACGGAAACACTAAGTGCACCATTTGCAAGCAGCAAGTGCACCAGAATGCTAAGTACTGCCACACCTGTGCTTACTCTAAAG GAGTTTGTGCAATGTGTGGAAAGCAAGTTCTTGATACCAAGTTTTACAAACAAAGCAATGTGTAG
- the LOC100792303 gene encoding uncharacterized protein isoform X1, whose translation MERRGQQYYRGWWPQDQREQASLQEKQEDLILQVNLLYADTDGPLTETLSAPFASSKCTRMLSTATPVLTLKEFVQCVESKFLIPSFTNKAMCSGYLCCIACCIFF comes from the exons ATGGAAAGAAGGGGCCAGCAATACTACCGAGGGTGGTGGCCGCAAGATCAACGAGAACAAGCTTCTCTCCAAGAAAAACAG GAGGATCTGATTCTGCAAGTTAATTTGCTTTATGCTGATACAG ATGGACCCCTTACGGAAACACTAAGTGCACCATTTGCAAGCAGCAAGTGCACCAGAATGCTAAGTACTGCCACACCTGTGCTTACTCTAAAG GAGTTTGTGCAATGTGTGGAAAGCAAGTTCTTGATACCAAGTTTTACAAACAAAGCAATGTGTAGTGGATACTTGTGTTGTATTGCGTGCTGTATCTTCTTTTAG